The sequence TCCTCAATGGCATGACACCTGATTCATTGGCTGCAACCTTCAGCAAAGGCGTTGTATTGCCTGAGTTTGCCTTCGTCGTGTTCCAGGGCGCATTCGCTGCAATCACCTGCGCATTGGTCATCGGCGCATTCGCTGAACGCGCCAAATTTTCTGCGATCCTCGCGTTCACAGTACTGTGGTTCACTTTCTCGTACTTGCCAATTGCCCACATGGTTTGGTACTGGCCTGGTCCTGATGGCTTTACCGACGCTGCGGCAGCTGCAAAAGCATCTGCAACTGCTGGTTGGTTGTTCAAAAAAGGTGCGCTGGATTATGCTGGCGGTACAGTGGTCCATATCAATGCAGCGGTGGCCGGTCTGGTCGGTGCATATGTCATCGGCAAGCGCGTAGGTTACGGCAAAGAAGCATTCAAGCCGCATAGTCTGACATTGACCATGGTCGGTGCTTCATTGCTGTGGTTTGGTTGGTTCGGTTTCAATGCAGGCTCTGGCCTGGAAGCAAATGGCGGCGCAGCATTGGCTTTCATCAACACTTTAGTCGCAACAGCAGGTGCAGTACTGACCTGGAGCCTGGCTGAGTGGGTTGGCAAAGGTAAGCCGTCCATGTTGGGTGGCGCATCCGGTGCAGTTGCCGGTTTGGTTGCGATCACTCCTGCTGCTGGTTTCGTCGGTGTTGGCGGTGCGTTAGCGATGGGCCTGATTGCTGGTTTTGCTTGCTTATGGGGTGTAACTGGCCTGAAGAAACTGTTGGGTGCTGATGATTCACTGGATGTCTTCGGTGTGCATGGCGTCGGCGGTATCCTGGGTGCCTTGCTCACTGGTGTGTTCGCTGCGCCAAGCCTTGGCGGTGTTGGTATTTATGATTACGTCGCTAACGCTGTTGCTCCTGACTACTCAATTAGCGGCCAGGTCTGGATTCAACTCCAAGGCGTCCTGACTACAGTGATCTGGTCCGGTGTGGTGGCATTCATCGCCTTCAAACTGGTCGATATCGTTATCGGTCTGCGTGTTACTGAAGACGAAGAGCGCGAAGGTCTGGATATCTCCAGCCACGGCGAGTCGGCTTATCACGGTTAAACCATTTGTTGCAATTTGATCCGAAGCTGTCGGTCATGAAATATTAACGTCAGACACTTGGATCTCATTAAAAGCGCCCTAATCGGGGCGCTTTTTCACATTCAGGGCTTTAAAACCGTCAGATTGCCCTAATGTTATCAACCGGCTCGATTGATCTCATCGCCTGTTTCTTCTGATTTGCACGTGGAAAATCATAATTCCCGTTAAAATCGAGATCACTCAAGCGCAGCCGCAGGTTCATAAGCAGGCCCCGCTGGCACTTAAAACCGCTAAATAGCGTTTAAACATGAAAGTGTAAGAGTTTCTATGGTTCCGCACCTCGTCACCGCCCTTAACGGCCCGCTACTCGATCTCGAAAAGAAGATTCTGACCGCCACCCCAGCCATTGAACGCTGGTTTCGGATGGAGTGGCAGGAGCACACCCCGCCGTTTTACTGTTCGGTCGATTTGCGTAACTCAGGCTTTAAATTAGCCCCGGTCGATACTGATCTGTTTCCGGGCGGTTTCAATAATTTGTCACCGGAGATGCTGCCGCTAGCGGTGCAGGCCGCCATGGCTGCGATTGAAAAATATTGTCCTGATGCCAAGAATCTATTGTTGTTGCCGGAATTGCATACGCGCAATTCTTTTTATTTACAAAACGTCGCTCGGCTGATGCAAATTTTCCGTCAAACCGGATTGAATGTGCGACTCGGCTCGCTGGCACCCGGGGTGACAGAGCCCGAGACGATTGAATTGCCGGATGGTACAACCGTCACGCTCGAGCCTCTCGAACGCTCGCAGAATGGACGCCGCCTCGGCCTAAAGAACTTCGATCCATGCACCATCTTGCTGAACAGTTATCTGTCGTCAGGTATTCCGTCAATTCTGGAAAATCTGAACGAACAAACTTTATTGCCACCTTTGCACGCCGGCTGGACGATGCGCCGCAAAAGCAGCCATTTTTCCTCTTACGACGACGTCGTAAAAAAATTCGCAAAACTGGTGGATGTTGATCCATGGATGTTGAATCCGTTTTTTGCCAAGTGTGAATCGGTCAACTTTAACGATCAGGCCAGTGAAGAGGCGCTGACTTCCAGCGTGAGTTCACTGCTCTCAAAAATCCGGAAGAAATATAAAGAATACGGGATCAAAGAAAAGCCGTTCGTGATCGTAAAGGCCGATGCAGGAACCCACGGCATGGGCATCACAAGCGTCACAGATGCCGGACAAGTCAGAGAACTGAGCCTGAAGCAGCGCAAAAAGGCGGCCGAAGGCGGCCAGTCGACCTACGATGTGGTTATTCAGGAAGGCGTGCACACCTTCGAGCACATCAACGACGCCGTGGCGGAGCCGGTGGTCTATATGATAGATCGCTACGTGGTTGGCGGATTCTATCGGGTGCACGCCGAGCGTGGAATCAACGAAAATCTGAATGCGCCTGGTGCTCACTATGTACCACTAGCATTTGCGCAACAACACGCGTTGCCTGATCTGTTGGCAAAACCGGGCACGACTGCGCCCAACCGTTTTTACATGTACGGTGTAGTGGCGCGTCTGGCGTTACTGGCCGCATCGCTTGAGATGGAAAAGACCGATCCCAACCCGGAAATTTATTGATTTTGCATTGCCGGGATACCAATGCTTAGGCGCATGGTTCAACCAACGAATCAGAAAATGCGTAATCAGTAACAAGGCAGCGTTAGTCAGAACACTTGAACAAGACACCATTAAAGGCTTGATAATGAAAATTGCTTTCCTGGCGGACCCGCTCGATAGCTTTAAAATCTACAAAGACACGACTTACGCGATGATGGTCGAGGCTGCCAAACGTGGTCACACACTGTATGCCTTCGAACAGCAGGACATGGCGCTGGAAAGCGGCATCGTGACAGCCAACGTCTCCCGCATTACGCTTACCGGCGACAGCAAAGAGTGGTACAAGGCAACCGCGCCGAGCGCGATGTTTCTTTCTGAGTTCGATGCGATTTTGTTGCGCAAAGATCCTCCATTTGACATGGAATATATTTATACGACCTATCTATTGGAGTTGGCGGAAAAACAAGGTGCGCGAGTCTTCAACAAGCCGCAGGCGGTCCGCGATCACAACGAAAAACTCGCAATAGCGCAGTTCCCACAATTTATCTCGCCGACTTTAGTCACACGAGATTCAGCACGGTTGCGTGCTTTTCACGAAGAACATCAGGACGTCATCCTCAAACCATTGGACGGCATGGGCGGCGCCGGAATTTTTCGCGTCAAATCCGACGCACTTAATCTTGGCTCGATTATAGAAACGTTGACCGATAATGGCCGTCAAACCATCATGATTCAGCGTTTTATTCCCGAAATCGTGGCCGGCGACAAGCGCGTATTAGTCATCGGCGGCAAAGTGGTTCCCTTCACATTGGCCCGCATACCGCAAGGAACCGAAGTGCGCGGCAATCTCGCCGCTGGCGGTCTGGGCGTCGCGCAACCGTTGACTGAACGTGAGCGCGAAATTGGTGAGGCACTTGGGCCAATACTGGCAAAACGTGGACTGTTACTGGTCGGTTTAGACGTCATTGGTAATTACCTGACAGAAGTAAATGTGACCAGTCCGACCTGCTTCCAGGAAATCATGCAGCAAGCGGGATTTAACGTGGCAGAAATGTTTATCAGTGCGCTGGAAGAGGCTGTCCAGCAGGCAAGCTAATCACCAGCATGCATTAACACGAATTCGGGCAATATTGCATAATAACGAGTTTGTGTGATTTCTACCAAGTTCGCGTGGTTTAAATGAATTTATCGGGCGGCTTTAATGCGGAGCATGTCGAAAGCGCCTAAAATTACCGCGAAATCTGCCATTCGGCACATTCGTTTTTATCCGCTCTGCGGGTCTGGTATTAACTATATGGTTGGCATTCTCCTATTAACGCATTCGCCGCTTGGCGAAGCCTTCATTTCCGCGGTTTCGCACGTTTTTCGTGCGTTGCCAGAACGGTTCGAGGCAATTGATGTGGTAGCAGATCAAAATCCGGCAGATGTGAAATTGCTGGCTAAAGAAGCGGTGGATCGCCTTGATGACGGTTCTGGCGTACTTGTCATTACCGATGTCATGGGCGGCACGCCATCCAATTGCACACTGCCGTTATGCAGCGGGACGCAAACGCAAGTGATTGCAGGAATCAGTTTACCGATGCTCTTGCGCGCACTCACCTATCGCAATGACACTCTCGACGTGGTCGCTGAAATGGCGCTCGCGGGCGGTCAGGGCGGCGCTGTGCGGGTCGATAACCGGGTGCGGGTTTCGTAGCGTTTTGCAGCCCTTCGTAACGTTTGTAGGGTTTGTAGTGTTTGATAGCGTTCGTAATAAGTTTCTCGCATTAAGATCTTCGTAATACGTTCCCTTATGGCAATCTTATGCGGCGGGTGCTCCCTACAACGGATGCTTCCGTGCATTAACAAAATAACGATAAAGACCCTCATGATTCAAAAAGACATCGAAATTATCAACAAGTTAGGTCTTCACGCACGTGCGTCGGCCAAATTTACCCAACTTGCCAGCAAATTCAAATGCGAAGTATGGATCTCCCGCAATAATCGTCGCGTCAACGCAAAATCAATCATGGGCGTCATGATGCTGGCAGCGGGTAAAGGAAGCACGGTCTTATTAGAGGCCGAGGGTTCAGACGAGAAAGAATGTTTTGACGCGCTCAATCAACTCATCGAGGACAAATTCGGCGAAGGCGAATAACCGGGACCAAATAAAAGCCAGCGAAAGCAACCAAAGAGCCGTTCCGGGATCTCTACTCGGGATGGAGCGGTGCTGCAACGCGAATAAAAAAAAGAGACAAGCGCAAATCGTCAGCAAAGGCATAACAGATGGCTTCTTTTTCCTTACATGGTATTCAGGTTTCGCGCGGCATTGCGATCGGACGAGCGCATTTACTGGC is a genomic window of Glaciimonas sp. PAMC28666 containing:
- a CDS encoding ammonium transporter translates to MNIKRLFATFLAFCALMLAVGFMLPASAADDASASATASASAAASATSTAVIASPAPVAAAIAPAAASTPAIAGAAPAAAVPAPAVPNKGDTAWLLVCTALVILMTLPGLGLFYGGLVRSKNMLSVLMQCFTIFSLVIVLWIVYGYSLAFTEGNDFIGGMSRLFLNGMTPDSLAATFSKGVVLPEFAFVVFQGAFAAITCALVIGAFAERAKFSAILAFTVLWFTFSYLPIAHMVWYWPGPDGFTDAAAAAKASATAGWLFKKGALDYAGGTVVHINAAVAGLVGAYVIGKRVGYGKEAFKPHSLTLTMVGASLLWFGWFGFNAGSGLEANGGAALAFINTLVATAGAVLTWSLAEWVGKGKPSMLGGASGAVAGLVAITPAAGFVGVGGALAMGLIAGFACLWGVTGLKKLLGADDSLDVFGVHGVGGILGALLTGVFAAPSLGGVGIYDYVANAVAPDYSISGQVWIQLQGVLTTVIWSGVVAFIAFKLVDIVIGLRVTEDEEREGLDISSHGESAYHG
- the gshA gene encoding glutamate--cysteine ligase, giving the protein MVPHLVTALNGPLLDLEKKILTATPAIERWFRMEWQEHTPPFYCSVDLRNSGFKLAPVDTDLFPGGFNNLSPEMLPLAVQAAMAAIEKYCPDAKNLLLLPELHTRNSFYLQNVARLMQIFRQTGLNVRLGSLAPGVTEPETIELPDGTTVTLEPLERSQNGRRLGLKNFDPCTILLNSYLSSGIPSILENLNEQTLLPPLHAGWTMRRKSSHFSSYDDVVKKFAKLVDVDPWMLNPFFAKCESVNFNDQASEEALTSSVSSLLSKIRKKYKEYGIKEKPFVIVKADAGTHGMGITSVTDAGQVRELSLKQRKKAAEGGQSTYDVVIQEGVHTFEHINDAVAEPVVYMIDRYVVGGFYRVHAERGINENLNAPGAHYVPLAFAQQHALPDLLAKPGTTAPNRFYMYGVVARLALLAASLEMEKTDPNPEIY
- the gshB gene encoding glutathione synthase, with the translated sequence MKIAFLADPLDSFKIYKDTTYAMMVEAAKRGHTLYAFEQQDMALESGIVTANVSRITLTGDSKEWYKATAPSAMFLSEFDAILLRKDPPFDMEYIYTTYLLELAEKQGARVFNKPQAVRDHNEKLAIAQFPQFISPTLVTRDSARLRAFHEEHQDVILKPLDGMGGAGIFRVKSDALNLGSIIETLTDNGRQTIMIQRFIPEIVAGDKRVLVIGGKVVPFTLARIPQGTEVRGNLAAGGLGVAQPLTEREREIGEALGPILAKRGLLLVGLDVIGNYLTEVNVTSPTCFQEIMQQAGFNVAEMFISALEEAVQQAS
- a CDS encoding PTS sugar transporter subunit IIA; its protein translation is MVGILLLTHSPLGEAFISAVSHVFRALPERFEAIDVVADQNPADVKLLAKEAVDRLDDGSGVLVITDVMGGTPSNCTLPLCSGTQTQVIAGISLPMLLRALTYRNDTLDVVAEMALAGGQGGAVRVDNRVRVS
- a CDS encoding HPr family phosphocarrier protein — translated: MIQKDIEIINKLGLHARASAKFTQLASKFKCEVWISRNNRRVNAKSIMGVMMLAAGKGSTVLLEAEGSDEKECFDALNQLIEDKFGEGE